The Micromonospora sp. M71_S20 genome has a window encoding:
- a CDS encoding MoxR family ATPase has translation MTRPAGTAEPPTTDPVDPRAALHRLRAEVAKAVVGQDAVVTGLVIALLCRGHVLLEGVPGVAKTLLIRTVATALDLGSKRVQFTPDLMPGDVTGSLIFDPRTAAFTFREGPVFTNLLLADEINRTPPKTQSALLEVMEERQVSVEGERRALPDPFIVAATQNPIEYEGTYPLPEAQLDRFLLKLTVPLPNRDEELGVLRAHHAGFDPRDLGAAGVRPVADAADLAAARAAVGRVHVAEPLFGYIVDLCRATRNTPALELGASPRGATALLNTAKAWAWLAGRDHVVPDDVKAVARPTLRHRLRLRPEVELEGVGVDAVLDTVLATVPTPR, from the coding sequence GTGACCCGACCCGCCGGCACCGCCGAGCCGCCGACCACCGACCCCGTCGACCCCCGCGCCGCCCTGCACCGGCTGCGCGCCGAGGTCGCCAAGGCGGTCGTCGGGCAGGACGCGGTCGTCACCGGCCTGGTGATCGCCCTGCTCTGCCGCGGGCACGTGCTGCTGGAGGGCGTGCCGGGCGTGGCCAAGACCCTGCTGATCCGCACCGTGGCCACCGCCCTCGACCTGGGGTCCAAGCGGGTGCAGTTCACCCCGGACCTGATGCCGGGCGACGTCACCGGCTCGCTGATCTTCGACCCGCGCACCGCCGCCTTCACCTTCCGCGAGGGGCCGGTCTTCACCAACCTGCTGCTCGCCGACGAGATCAACCGGACGCCGCCGAAGACCCAGTCGGCGCTGCTGGAGGTGATGGAGGAGCGGCAGGTCTCGGTGGAGGGCGAACGGCGGGCGCTGCCCGACCCGTTCATCGTCGCCGCCACCCAGAACCCGATCGAGTACGAGGGCACCTACCCGCTGCCGGAGGCGCAGCTCGACCGGTTCCTGCTCAAGCTCACCGTGCCGCTGCCCAACCGGGACGAGGAGCTGGGCGTGCTCCGCGCGCACCACGCCGGCTTCGACCCCCGCGACCTGGGCGCCGCCGGCGTACGGCCGGTGGCCGACGCGGCCGACCTGGCGGCGGCCCGGGCGGCGGTCGGCCGGGTGCACGTGGCGGAGCCGCTCTTCGGCTACATCGTGGACCTCTGCCGGGCCACCCGTAACACCCCGGCGCTGGAGCTGGGCGCCTCGCCCCGGGGCGCCACCGCGCTGCTCAACACGGCCAAGGCGTGGGCCTGGCTGGCCGGCCGCGACCACGTCGTACCGGACGACGTGAAGGCGGTCGCCCGGCCGACGCTGCGGCACCGGCTGCGGCTGCGCCCCGAGGTGGAGCTGGAGGGCGTCGGCGTGGACGCGGTGCTGGACACGGTGCTCGCCACCGTGCCGACGCCGCGATGA
- the ahcY gene encoding adenosylhomocysteinase — translation MTSTLPASASGTPSEARPSTLAEGDYKVADLSLAEFGRKEIQLAEHEMPGLMAIRREFADAQPLAGARITGSLHMTIQTAVLIETLVALGAQVRWASCNIFSTQDHAAAAIVVGPEGTPEAPAGVPVYAWKGESLEEYWWCTEQVLAWPDGQGPNMILDDGGDATLLVHKGAEFEKAGAVPPVESADSEEYAVILGVLHRSLAEDGQRWTRIAAGIKGVTEETTTGVHRLYEMHRAGTLLFPAINVNDSVTKSKFDNKYGCRHSLIDGINRATDVLIGGKMAVVLGYGDVGKGCAESLRGQGARVVVTEVDPICALQAAMDGYQVATLDDVVDKADIFITATGCFDVITNEHMARMKHQAIVGNIGHFDNEIDMAGLAKRSDVERVNIKPQVDLWKFADGHAIIVLSEGRLLNLGNATGHPSFVMSNSFANQTIAQIELYTKTEEYPIGVYVLPKHLDEKVARLHLEALGAKLSTLTKEQAAYLGISVEGPFKPEHYRY, via the coding sequence ATGACCAGCACCCTCCCGGCGTCCGCCAGCGGCACGCCGTCCGAGGCCCGGCCGAGCACTCTCGCCGAGGGCGACTACAAGGTGGCGGATCTGTCGCTCGCCGAGTTCGGGCGTAAGGAGATCCAGCTCGCCGAGCACGAGATGCCCGGCCTGATGGCGATCCGTCGTGAGTTCGCCGACGCCCAGCCGCTCGCCGGTGCCCGGATCACCGGGTCGCTGCACATGACCATCCAGACCGCCGTCCTCATCGAGACCCTGGTCGCGCTCGGCGCGCAGGTCCGCTGGGCGTCCTGCAACATCTTCTCCACCCAGGACCACGCCGCCGCCGCGATCGTGGTCGGCCCGGAGGGCACCCCCGAGGCCCCGGCCGGCGTCCCGGTCTACGCCTGGAAGGGCGAGAGCCTGGAGGAGTACTGGTGGTGCACCGAGCAGGTGCTCGCCTGGCCCGACGGGCAGGGCCCGAACATGATCCTCGACGACGGCGGCGACGCCACCCTGCTGGTGCACAAGGGCGCCGAGTTCGAGAAGGCCGGCGCCGTGCCGCCGGTCGAGTCCGCCGACTCCGAGGAGTACGCGGTCATCCTCGGTGTGCTGCACCGCTCGCTCGCCGAGGACGGCCAGCGGTGGACCCGGATCGCCGCCGGCATCAAGGGCGTGACCGAGGAGACCACCACCGGCGTGCACCGGCTCTACGAGATGCACCGCGCCGGCACCCTGCTCTTCCCCGCCATCAACGTCAACGACTCGGTGACGAAGAGCAAGTTCGACAACAAGTACGGCTGCCGCCACTCGCTGATCGACGGCATCAACCGGGCCACCGACGTGCTGATCGGCGGCAAGATGGCGGTCGTGCTCGGCTACGGCGACGTCGGCAAGGGCTGCGCCGAGTCGCTGCGCGGCCAGGGCGCCCGGGTCGTGGTGACCGAGGTCGACCCGATCTGCGCCCTCCAGGCGGCGATGGACGGCTACCAGGTCGCCACCCTGGACGACGTGGTCGACAAGGCCGACATCTTCATCACCGCCACCGGCTGCTTCGACGTCATCACCAACGAGCACATGGCCCGGATGAAGCACCAGGCCATCGTCGGCAACATCGGCCACTTCGACAACGAGATCGACATGGCCGGCCTGGCGAAGCGTTCCGACGTCGAGCGGGTCAACATCAAGCCGCAGGTCGACCTCTGGAAGTTCGCCGACGGGCACGCCATCATCGTGCTGTCGGAGGGCCGCCTGCTGAACCTGGGCAACGCCACCGGCCACCCGAGCTTCGTGATGTCGAACTCGTTCGCCAACCAGACGATCGCCCAGATCGAGCTGTACACCAAGACCGAGGAATACCCGATCGGCGTCTACGTGCTGCCGAAGCACCTCGACGAGAAGGTCGCCCGGCTGCACCTGGAGGCGCTCGGCGCCAAGCTGAGCACCCTGACCAAGGAGCAGGCGGCCTACCTCGGCATCTCCGTGGAGGGCCCGTTCAAGCCGGAGCACTACCGGTACTGA
- a CDS encoding tetratricopeptide repeat protein has protein sequence MTAPEMQLARVAQLLEVNRPEQALAEVDRLPAPLATSLLAFRLRAGALTVLDRWDDVVAVARQGLAEHGPDAELLGRLGLALRHRREHHLAERALLDALAIEPENPWLLCQYADLCCAVGQTDKAERLVARAAAIVPDAPAVFASRFQLAYARGDDRAAERVAGEFLGAWPGNPVALALHGVAAARRGRVGDAHRAFGQAAAHDPTDADYADAAWETRVYAHPLLLPLRPLYRLGIFRTWLLAVGTIVLLSAAGLNVLGGLFALAWMLFCVWSWIAPPLVRRMVLGRWRS, from the coding sequence GTGACCGCCCCGGAGATGCAGCTCGCCCGGGTGGCCCAGCTGCTGGAGGTGAACCGCCCGGAGCAGGCCCTGGCGGAGGTCGACCGGCTGCCCGCCCCGCTGGCCACCAGCCTGCTCGCGTTCCGGCTGCGGGCGGGCGCACTGACCGTGCTCGACCGCTGGGACGACGTGGTCGCCGTGGCCCGGCAGGGGCTCGCCGAGCACGGCCCGGACGCCGAGCTGCTCGGCCGGCTCGGCCTCGCGCTGCGGCACCGCCGCGAGCACCACCTCGCCGAGCGGGCGCTGCTGGACGCGCTCGCCATCGAGCCGGAGAACCCGTGGCTGCTCTGCCAGTACGCCGACCTCTGCTGCGCCGTCGGCCAGACCGACAAGGCGGAACGCCTGGTGGCCCGCGCCGCGGCGATCGTCCCGGACGCGCCGGCCGTCTTCGCCTCCCGCTTCCAGCTCGCGTACGCCCGGGGCGACGACCGGGCGGCCGAGCGGGTCGCCGGGGAGTTCCTGGGGGCGTGGCCGGGCAATCCGGTGGCGCTCGCCCTGCACGGCGTCGCCGCCGCCCGGCGCGGCCGGGTGGGCGACGCCCACCGCGCCTTCGGCCAGGCGGCGGCGCACGACCCGACCGACGCCGACTACGCGGACGCCGCCTGGGAGACCCGGGTGTACGCGCACCCGCTGCTGCTGCCGTTGCGCCCGCTCTACCGGCTGGGGATCTTCCGGACCTGGCTGCTCGCGGTCGGCACGATCGTGCTGCTCAGCGCCGCCGGCCTGAACGTGCTCGGCGGCCTGTTCGCCCTGGCCTGGATGCTCTTCTGCGTCTGGTCGTGGATCGCTCCGCCGCTGGTCCGCCGGATGGTGCTCGGCCGGTGGCGGTCGTGA
- a CDS encoding DUF4129 domain-containing protein, giving the protein MSFSRWWTETTAALGDRVPLSLVALLLVLAAVLVAAGWYTFPAWVPRRLPRLRRRRRKTSPPDAPPPVVPAPREPELPAAAYVSLADRLAAEGRYAEAVRERLRAMVRELAARGVVQPQPGMTVAELVGAATDTRPQVGPPLSAAGGIFSELWYGQRPASAEHDHRMREHAADLDRVLTGRAEDGPRP; this is encoded by the coding sequence ATGAGCTTCAGCCGGTGGTGGACCGAGACCACGGCGGCGCTCGGCGACCGGGTGCCGCTGTCCCTGGTGGCGCTGCTGCTGGTGCTCGCCGCGGTACTGGTCGCGGCCGGCTGGTACACGTTCCCGGCCTGGGTTCCCCGACGGTTGCCCCGGCTGCGCCGACGCCGCCGGAAGACCTCGCCGCCGGACGCCCCGCCGCCGGTCGTCCCCGCTCCCCGCGAGCCCGAGTTGCCGGCCGCCGCGTACGTCTCCCTCGCGGACCGGCTCGCCGCCGAGGGCCGGTACGCCGAAGCCGTCCGGGAGCGGCTGCGCGCGATGGTCCGGGAACTGGCCGCCCGGGGCGTTGTGCAGCCGCAGCCCGGCATGACCGTCGCCGAGCTGGTGGGGGCCGCGACGGACACCCGGCCCCAGGTGGGCCCACCGCTGAGCGCCGCCGGCGGGATCTTCTCCGAGCTCTGGTACGGCCAGCGCCCCGCCTCCGCCGAGCACGACCACCGGATGCGGGAGCACGCCGCCGACCTGGACCGGGTGCTGACCGGCCGAGCCGAGGACGGGCCACGACCATGA
- a CDS encoding DUF58 domain-containing protein — protein sequence MTWRAALLLAVGALTLPAWPSPFVGLLVMTGAVLLLVLLDRALAAPPGALTAAREGDRAVRLGGTATVTLLLHNPSGRTLRAKVRDAWVPSAGARPDVPPARLVRVEPGTTVALPSRLTPVRRGDRPAVALTVRSFGPLGLGFRQRSGRPATPPWTVRVLPRFDSRRHLPEKLSRLRVIDGTQVSRGRGQGTEFDTLREYVVGDDVRSIDWRASARRADVLVRTWRPERDRRLLCVLDTGRTSAVRVGDEPRLDTAIDAALLLTALAARAGDRVDLLAADTAVRATVTGTGGPALLSRVVHALAPLQPTLAETDFDLIAGELLRRQRQRSLVVLFTALEAGALGEGLLPVLPRLAARHKVVIAATHDPVLTALTTGVPQRPGDVYAAAAAWRALAERDRVRAALGRHGVTVVDAPAGRLAPALADTYLRLKALGQL from the coding sequence ATGACCTGGCGGGCGGCGCTCCTGCTGGCGGTCGGCGCGCTGACCCTGCCGGCCTGGCCGTCGCCGTTCGTCGGGCTGCTGGTGATGACCGGGGCGGTGCTGCTGCTGGTGCTGCTCGACCGGGCGCTGGCCGCGCCCCCGGGCGCGCTCACCGCCGCCCGCGAGGGGGACCGCGCGGTCCGCCTCGGCGGCACCGCCACCGTCACGCTGCTGCTGCACAACCCCTCCGGCCGTACGCTGCGGGCCAAGGTCCGCGACGCCTGGGTGCCCTCCGCCGGCGCCCGCCCCGACGTGCCCCCGGCGCGGCTGGTACGCGTCGAACCGGGCACGACCGTGGCGCTGCCCAGCCGGCTCACCCCCGTGCGGCGGGGCGACCGGCCGGCGGTGGCGCTGACGGTGCGCTCGTTCGGGCCGCTGGGGCTCGGGTTCCGGCAGCGCTCCGGCCGGCCGGCCACCCCACCGTGGACGGTGCGCGTGCTGCCCCGCTTCGACTCCCGCCGGCACCTGCCGGAGAAGCTGTCCCGGCTGCGGGTCATCGACGGCACCCAGGTGAGCCGAGGGCGGGGTCAGGGCACCGAGTTCGACACCCTCCGCGAGTACGTGGTCGGCGACGACGTGCGGTCGATCGACTGGCGGGCGAGCGCGCGCCGGGCCGACGTCCTGGTGCGCACGTGGCGGCCGGAGCGGGACCGCCGGCTGCTCTGCGTGCTGGACACCGGGCGGACGTCTGCGGTGCGGGTCGGCGACGAGCCCCGGCTGGACACCGCGATCGACGCCGCGCTGCTGCTCACCGCCCTCGCCGCCCGCGCCGGCGACCGGGTCGACCTGCTCGCCGCCGACACGGCGGTGCGGGCCACCGTCACCGGCACCGGCGGGCCGGCCCTGCTCTCCCGGGTGGTGCACGCCCTCGCCCCGCTCCAGCCGACGCTGGCGGAGACGGACTTCGACCTGATCGCGGGCGAGCTGCTGCGCCGGCAGCGCCAACGCAGCCTCGTGGTGCTCTTCACCGCGTTGGAGGCCGGCGCCCTCGGCGAGGGGCTGCTGCCGGTGCTCCCCCGGCTGGCCGCCCGGCACAAGGTGGTGATCGCGGCGACGCACGACCCGGTGCTGACCGCCCTCACCACGGGCGTCCCGCAGCGCCCGGGGGACGTTTACGCCGCGGCGGCGGCCTGGCGGGCGCTCGCCGAACGCGACCGGGTCCGCGCCGCCCTGGGCCGGCACGGCGTGACCGTGGTCGACGCCCCGGCGGGCCGGCTGGCCCCCGCGCTGGCCGACACCTACCTGCGCCTGAAGGCCCTCGGTCAGCTCTGA
- a CDS encoding stage II sporulation protein M: MTVDLDAYVAEHGGEWRRLEELSGRGRLDAAEVDELVALYQRATTQLSVLRSRSPDPALVSQLSQVVLRARARLTGRPRPSWAAVGRFLVAGFPAAVYRAWPWWCGVATGFSLLSLFLIWFVAGNPQTAAAFIGDAAAADLVESGFAGYYTEFSAPTFAFHLWTHNAWLAAQCLAAGVLIVPVLYLLWQNALNIGVVGGVMVAYGRADVFFGLITPHGLLELTGVFVAAGVGLRIGWAWIAPSTQLTRGQAVARAGREGVLVAVGLVGLFAVSAVIEAFVTPAPVPVPLRVAAGAAVWLAFLAYVVVLGRRAVAAEPDQS, translated from the coding sequence GTGACGGTGGATCTCGACGCGTACGTCGCGGAGCACGGCGGGGAGTGGCGACGGCTGGAGGAACTCTCCGGGCGCGGCCGGCTCGACGCCGCCGAGGTCGACGAGCTGGTCGCCCTCTACCAGCGGGCGACCACCCAGCTGTCGGTGCTGCGCAGCCGCTCACCCGACCCGGCGCTGGTCAGCCAGCTCTCCCAGGTGGTGCTGCGCGCGCGGGCCCGGCTCACCGGGCGCCCGCGCCCGTCGTGGGCGGCGGTCGGGCGGTTCCTCGTGGCCGGCTTCCCCGCTGCGGTCTACCGCGCCTGGCCCTGGTGGTGCGGGGTCGCGACCGGGTTCAGCCTGCTCAGCCTCTTCCTCATCTGGTTCGTCGCCGGCAACCCGCAGACGGCGGCGGCCTTCATCGGCGACGCGGCGGCCGCCGACCTGGTCGAGTCCGGCTTCGCCGGCTACTACACCGAGTTCTCCGCGCCGACGTTCGCCTTCCACCTGTGGACGCACAACGCCTGGCTCGCCGCCCAGTGCCTCGCCGCCGGGGTGCTGATCGTCCCGGTGCTCTACCTGCTCTGGCAGAACGCGCTCAACATCGGCGTGGTCGGCGGGGTGATGGTCGCCTACGGCCGCGCGGACGTCTTCTTCGGCCTGATCACCCCGCACGGGCTGCTGGAACTCACCGGCGTCTTCGTGGCCGCCGGGGTGGGCCTGCGCATCGGGTGGGCGTGGATCGCACCGTCGACGCAGCTCACCCGGGGGCAGGCGGTGGCCCGGGCGGGACGCGAGGGCGTCCTGGTCGCCGTCGGGCTGGTGGGGCTCTTCGCGGTCTCCGCCGTCATCGAGGCGTTCGTGACCCCCGCGCCCGTGCCGGTTCCGCTCCGCGTCGCCGCGGGCGCCGCCGTCTGGCTCGCCTTCCTGGCGTACGTGGTGGTCCTCGGTCGCCGTGCCGTCGCCGCCGAGCCTGATCAGAGCTGA
- the manA gene encoding mannose-6-phosphate isomerase, class I, with amino-acid sequence MELLHGPIRDYAWGSRSAIAELQGRPAPSDGPEAELWLGAHPGGPALVDRDGDRVSLTDLLLAEPHHWLGERLVGRFGTRLPFLLKVLAADAPLSLQAHPDAEQARAGHAADAARPDGQRNYVDPYHKPELLVALSPMEALCGFRDPAVSAAALAGFGVPALEPVLAALRTGPAGLRDAVRLLLTWPADRRDALVAAVASAPVAGPDAELARDLAAAYPGDPGVLVAMLLNRVRLAPGEAIWMPAGNLHAYLRGTGVEIMAASDNVLRGGLTPKRVDVEELLRVLRFEVLRDPVVPPLVLAPGVVTWPVPVEDFALHRVTVGAGLPEVTVEVPGPRVVLCRSGEVSVDDGAGAVTLAPGRAAVGSAAAGPLRLGGAGEAYVASCGLR; translated from the coding sequence GTGGAACTGCTGCACGGACCGATCCGCGACTACGCCTGGGGGTCCCGCTCGGCGATCGCCGAGTTGCAGGGGCGCCCGGCGCCGAGCGACGGCCCGGAGGCCGAGTTGTGGCTGGGCGCCCATCCGGGCGGCCCGGCCCTGGTCGACCGCGACGGTGACCGGGTGAGCCTGACCGACCTGCTGCTCGCCGAGCCGCACCACTGGCTCGGCGAGCGGCTGGTCGGCCGGTTCGGCACCCGGCTGCCGTTCCTGCTCAAGGTGCTCGCCGCGGACGCCCCGCTGAGCCTCCAGGCGCACCCGGACGCCGAGCAGGCCCGCGCCGGGCACGCCGCCGACGCCGCCCGCCCCGACGGGCAGCGCAACTACGTCGATCCGTACCACAAGCCGGAGCTGCTGGTCGCGCTCTCGCCGATGGAGGCGCTCTGCGGGTTCCGGGACCCGGCGGTCTCGGCGGCGGCGTTGGCCGGCTTCGGCGTACCCGCGCTGGAGCCGGTGCTGGCGGCGCTGCGGACCGGGCCGGCGGGCCTGCGCGACGCCGTACGACTGCTGCTGACCTGGCCCGCCGACCGGCGCGACGCGCTGGTGGCAGCCGTGGCGTCGGCGCCGGTCGCGGGGCCGGACGCGGAACTGGCCCGGGACCTGGCCGCCGCCTACCCGGGCGACCCCGGGGTGCTGGTGGCGATGCTGCTCAACCGGGTGCGCCTGGCCCCGGGCGAGGCGATCTGGATGCCGGCGGGCAACCTGCACGCCTACCTGCGCGGCACCGGCGTGGAGATCATGGCGGCCAGCGACAACGTGCTGCGCGGCGGGCTGACGCCGAAGCGGGTGGACGTCGAGGAGTTGCTGCGGGTGCTGCGCTTCGAGGTGCTGCGCGACCCGGTGGTGCCGCCGCTGGTCCTCGCCCCGGGCGTGGTCACCTGGCCGGTGCCGGTGGAGGACTTCGCGCTGCACCGGGTGACGGTGGGCGCGGGGTTGCCGGAGGTGACGGTCGAGGTGCCCGGGCCCCGGGTGGTGCTCTGCCGCTCCGGCGAGGTCTCCGTCGACGACGGGGCCGGCGCGGTGACGCTGGCGCCCGGACGGGCGGCCGTCGGGAGCGCCGCCGCCGGACCGCTGCGCCTGGGCGGCGCGGGGGAGGCGTACGTCGCGAGCTGCGGCCTGCGCTGA
- a CDS encoding RDD family protein, which translates to MRAQPRPPARPAPWGDAGLVSGEAVELDVRAARIGSRVLALLLDVLAQAALMLVLSMSVGVALLNLPEGLVDGALAGGLATVGLIVVLVGYPVLCERFNHGRTLGKMAVGLRVVSADGAPVAARQSLIRALVGVAVEWPGLVLPLLSWVAGVTVMVTDRRGRRLGDLVAGTLVVHTRTATAWRPVPTAVPALAGWAGTVDLSRLDDGLALAARQYLARVHQLAEPARGQLGRGLWTEVSAVIAPPPPPGMPESVYLAAVLGERHRRARYRLGLGRSAAATLWPELVSGPPGATSRPGPVRPAAPDLALVAAPAVPAQAAPALRPAVVPAMRDDAPSTVDSHT; encoded by the coding sequence GTGAGAGCACAACCGCGACCGCCGGCCCGACCCGCCCCGTGGGGCGACGCCGGGCTGGTCAGCGGGGAGGCCGTGGAGCTGGACGTCCGGGCCGCCCGCATCGGTTCCCGGGTGCTCGCGCTGCTGCTCGACGTCCTGGCGCAGGCGGCCCTCATGCTGGTGCTCTCCATGAGCGTCGGCGTCGCGCTGCTCAACCTGCCGGAGGGGCTGGTCGACGGCGCCCTGGCCGGCGGGCTCGCGACGGTGGGCCTGATCGTGGTGCTGGTCGGCTACCCGGTGCTGTGCGAGCGGTTCAACCACGGCCGCACGCTGGGCAAGATGGCGGTCGGTCTGCGCGTGGTCAGCGCCGACGGCGCTCCGGTCGCGGCGCGGCAGTCCCTGATCCGGGCGCTGGTCGGCGTGGCCGTGGAGTGGCCCGGTCTGGTGCTGCCGCTGCTGAGCTGGGTGGCCGGGGTGACGGTGATGGTGACCGACCGGCGCGGGCGTCGACTGGGCGACCTGGTGGCGGGCACGCTGGTCGTGCACACCCGGACGGCGACCGCCTGGCGGCCCGTCCCCACGGCGGTCCCCGCGCTGGCCGGCTGGGCGGGCACGGTGGACCTGAGCCGGCTCGACGACGGCCTGGCGTTGGCCGCCCGCCAGTACCTGGCCCGGGTGCACCAGCTGGCGGAGCCGGCGCGCGGGCAGCTGGGGCGCGGGCTGTGGACCGAGGTCTCGGCGGTGATCGCGCCGCCCCCGCCACCGGGCATGCCCGAGTCGGTCTACCTGGCCGCGGTCCTCGGCGAGCGGCACCGGCGGGCGCGCTACCGGCTGGGGCTCGGCCGGTCGGCCGCCGCGACGCTCTGGCCCGAGCTGGTGTCCGGACCGCCCGGCGCCACCTCCCGGCCCGGCCCGGTCCGGCCGGCGGCGCCGGACCTCGCCCTGGTGGCCGCGCCCGCCGTGCCGGCGCAGGCCGCCCCGGCGCTACGACCGGCGGTCGTACCGGCGATGCGGGACGACGCCCCGTCCACGGTCGACTCCCACACCTGA
- a CDS encoding DUF4350 domain-containing protein, translating into MSAQATAVPPAPRADAAPRRRRRRHRLLIPLGLAAALLATTLITHSVDQPDPGDRGFLSPAATGGDGGSRLADALREQGVTVQRETDTLRALLAARSGAATLFVPAPELLHPDTIGALDSLPSTTRLVLVDPPRRVLEAVRLLPVEPAGRRWAAQAVGPDARGLPCPLPELRQLGRVAVGLQRYALAPGASAPVRFCFADGLALLSRVPESTVAVGASDPFRNDRIDEWDNRAFATALLGGPGRVVWLDLDGPEPPPVFGDGDTGSPAWSPTPGGSTGNGGPGRGTGTGDGTGDGRPGDPADPGGEPDDDSDSEGRDDSRADRPDPPNPLWSAFPAWLWALLAQLAVAALLAALWRARRLGPPAVEPLPVTVRSAETVLGRARLYEKAGARDAAARTLRTAALDRLTPRLHLPPTAPPADVAAAVAARTGDDPRWTYEVLHGAGPETDQDLLDLARALDRLTRVAAPHASDGPHPPAEAPPPAAAGPHPPAAPHPHRAEGDPR; encoded by the coding sequence ATGAGCGCACAGGCCACCGCCGTCCCACCGGCGCCACGCGCGGACGCCGCCCCCCGGCGACGACGCCGCCGGCACCGGCTGCTGATCCCGCTGGGCCTGGCCGCGGCGCTCCTGGCCACCACCCTGATCACCCACTCGGTCGACCAGCCCGACCCCGGCGACCGGGGTTTCCTCTCCCCGGCCGCGACCGGGGGCGACGGCGGCAGCCGGCTCGCCGACGCGCTGCGCGAACAGGGCGTCACCGTGCAGCGGGAGACGGACACGCTGCGCGCCCTGCTGGCCGCCCGAAGCGGCGCGGCCACGCTCTTCGTGCCCGCGCCGGAGCTGCTGCACCCGGACACGATCGGCGCGTTGGACTCGCTGCCCTCGACCACCAGGCTGGTGCTGGTGGACCCGCCGCGGCGGGTGCTGGAGGCGGTCAGGCTGCTGCCGGTGGAACCGGCCGGCCGCCGGTGGGCCGCGCAGGCGGTGGGGCCGGACGCGCGCGGCCTGCCCTGCCCGTTGCCCGAGCTGCGCCAGCTCGGACGCGTGGCGGTCGGGCTGCAACGCTACGCGCTCGCCCCGGGCGCGTCGGCGCCCGTCCGGTTCTGCTTCGCCGACGGGCTCGCCCTGCTGTCCCGGGTCCCCGAGAGCACCGTGGCGGTGGGCGCCAGCGACCCGTTCCGCAACGACCGGATCGACGAGTGGGACAACCGGGCGTTCGCCACCGCGCTGCTCGGCGGGCCGGGCCGGGTGGTGTGGCTCGACCTGGACGGCCCCGAGCCGCCGCCGGTCTTCGGCGACGGCGACACCGGCAGCCCGGCCTGGTCGCCGACGCCGGGCGGCTCCACCGGGAACGGCGGCCCCGGCCGCGGCACCGGCACCGGGGACGGCACCGGCGACGGGCGCCCCGGCGACCCGGCGGACCCGGGCGGGGAGCCCGACGACGACAGCGACAGCGAGGGCCGCGACGACTCCCGGGCCGACAGGCCCGACCCGCCGAACCCGCTCTGGTCCGCCTTCCCCGCGTGGCTGTGGGCGTTGCTGGCCCAGCTCGCCGTGGCCGCCCTGCTGGCCGCGCTCTGGCGGGCCCGCCGGCTCGGCCCGCCGGCGGTGGAGCCGCTGCCGGTCACGGTCCGCTCGGCGGAGACGGTGCTCGGCCGGGCGCGGCTCTACGAGAAGGCGGGCGCCCGGGACGCGGCCGCGCGGACCCTGCGGACCGCCGCCCTGGACCGCCTGACGCCCCGGCTGCACCTGCCGCCGACCGCGCCGCCGGCCGACGTGGCCGCGGCGGTCGCCGCCCGCACCGGCGACGACCCCCGGTGGACCTACGAGGTGCTGCACGGCGCCGGGCCCGAGACCGACCAGGACCTGCTGGACCTGGCCCGGGCGCTGGACCGACTGACCCGCGTCGCCGCCCCGCACGCCTCCGACGGCCCGCACCCGCCCGCCGAGGCACCGCCGCCGGCAGCCGCCGGGCCGCACCCGCCAGCCGCACCGCACCCGCACCGAGCCGAAGGAGACCCCCGGTGA